One Phycisphaerae bacterium genomic window carries:
- a CDS encoding hemerythrin domain-containing protein: MNYSPAIQILADEHDVILGVLEALETMAERENVLPFPQDFYEKAFDFFPTFADKCHHAKEEGHLFPKLRERGIPQDGGPIGCMLHEHDTGRAHVVAIREALRATANNHAPAEALVRREALAYAALLRQHIYKENEILFVMGDRVMTEQDKTEVLQKFNCAVHATLPAGSHEKYLALARELRATAGLPAEYSADPDRVPPSPCGHGQCPEGVCG, encoded by the coding sequence ATGAATTACTCACCGGCGATTCAGATCCTGGCGGATGAGCACGACGTAATTCTGGGGGTACTGGAAGCGCTGGAGACCATGGCCGAGCGTGAAAACGTGCTGCCATTTCCGCAGGACTTCTACGAGAAGGCGTTCGATTTTTTCCCCACGTTCGCAGACAAGTGCCATCATGCCAAGGAAGAGGGACACCTATTTCCCAAACTCCGGGAGCGGGGCATTCCCCAGGATGGCGGCCCGATCGGTTGCATGCTGCACGAGCACGACACAGGTCGCGCGCACGTGGTCGCGATCCGCGAGGCGCTGCGGGCCACTGCGAACAACCATGCGCCGGCCGAAGCGCTGGTGCGGCGCGAGGCGCTGGCCTATGCCGCGCTGCTTCGCCAGCATATCTACAAGGAGAACGAGATTCTGTTCGTGATGGGCGATCGGGTCATGACTGAGCAGGACAAGACCGAGGTTCTTCAGAAGTTCAACTGCGCCGTCCACGCGACACTTCCGGCCGGATCGCACGAGAAGTACCTGGCCCTGGCCCGCGAACTGCGGGCGACGGCCGGACTGCCCGCAGAGTACTCAGCAGATCCTGATCGCGTGCCGCCGTCGCCGTGCGGGCATGGACAATGCCCCGAAGGTGTGTGCGGCTGA
- a CDS encoding c-type cytochrome: MPKGLGWFERVLFALVYLFVAGLVLVAYVVARFRDPELFAWGQHLLSQERGLWMLAVLPMGGLALLAALQFARRGRLRLSAVALLVAVLAGGAFLALGAIDYDSKFARRLVPGKRFKPNERYVARRFGVRLPKDWSTRSMAPTTPVVAATPAPPVKREISATSGRELFLRVCASCHGPRGEGMTGSGKELRVNEFVAGRDDAKLVDFLRVGRQPWDPANTTKVQMPGRGGDPRVTDDDLRDVVAYLRDMQKRFAATSTASTGSGVVTQPTSRATSVAGQPPTSQAVEEPPMFIVHRSYIPDAPPGPPGLSPAYLARFARPKWAIPDDAQDYFGMFFVLTGFGGLHVLAALGAVMAVLVTVLRRRLPYAVPSRLVAATAAWWWATGCWGLVHGLLYV; this comes from the coding sequence GTGCCAAAGGGGCTGGGATGGTTCGAACGGGTACTCTTCGCGCTGGTATACCTGTTTGTTGCCGGGCTCGTTCTGGTCGCGTACGTCGTGGCACGCTTTCGAGATCCCGAGTTGTTCGCCTGGGGCCAGCATCTGCTGAGCCAGGAACGCGGTCTGTGGATGCTGGCGGTCCTGCCGATGGGCGGCCTGGCACTCCTCGCGGCGCTGCAATTCGCGCGTCGCGGACGCCTCCGTTTGTCCGCAGTCGCGCTGCTTGTAGCTGTGCTCGCCGGCGGCGCATTTCTGGCCTTGGGTGCCATCGACTATGACAGCAAGTTCGCCCGACGACTCGTTCCTGGCAAGCGCTTCAAGCCTAATGAACGCTACGTAGCGCGGCGGTTTGGCGTGCGGTTGCCCAAGGACTGGAGCACGCGATCCATGGCCCCAACCACGCCGGTGGTAGCGGCGACCCCGGCGCCACCCGTCAAGCGCGAAATCAGCGCTACTAGCGGCCGCGAGCTGTTCCTGCGGGTTTGCGCGAGTTGTCACGGCCCGCGCGGCGAGGGCATGACGGGCTCCGGTAAGGAGCTGCGCGTCAATGAGTTTGTGGCCGGTCGCGACGATGCGAAGCTCGTCGACTTCCTGAGGGTGGGACGTCAACCCTGGGACCCTGCTAACACGACCAAGGTGCAGATGCCCGGGCGTGGTGGTGACCCGCGCGTAACCGACGACGATCTGCGCGACGTCGTGGCGTACCTACGCGACATGCAGAAACGCTTCGCGGCGACGTCGACGGCCTCGACTGGTAGTGGGGTAGTGACGCAACCGACGTCACGCGCTACCAGCGTGGCTGGTCAGCCGCCAACTTCGCAGGCAGTCGAGGAGCCGCCGATGTTCATCGTCCATCGCTCCTACATCCCGGATGCACCGCCGGGTCCACCCGGGCTCTCACCAGCTTACCTGGCCAGGTTCGCGCGCCCCAAGTGGGCGATCCCTGACGATGCGCAGGACTATTTTGGCATGTTCTTTGTCTTGACGGGATTCGGTGGCCTGCATGTCCTCGCTGCATTGGGTGCGGTCATGGCGGTGCTGGTCACAGTGCTCCGTCGTCGTTTGCCGTACGCTGTCCCATCGCGACTCGTTGCGGCAACCGCGGCCTGGTGGTGGGCCACGGGCTGCTGGGGATTGGTTCATGGGTTGCTTTATGTGTGA